One genomic region from Pseudoduganella lutea encodes:
- a CDS encoding VOC family protein → MPHISGIDHVQVAIPPGADDTARAFYGGVLGLVETPKPAPLNASGGMWFVTGAGQLHIGSQVDFVAAKKAHPAFIVEDFEAYCALLRERGVDVRPEEGAYGRRRAGIEDPFGNRVELIEAARG, encoded by the coding sequence ATGCCCCATATCTCCGGTATCGACCATGTCCAGGTCGCCATCCCGCCCGGTGCGGACGACACGGCGCGCGCCTTCTATGGCGGCGTGCTGGGCTTGGTGGAGACGCCCAAACCGGCACCGCTCAACGCCTCCGGCGGCATGTGGTTCGTGACTGGCGCCGGCCAGTTGCACATCGGGTCGCAGGTGGATTTCGTGGCAGCGAAGAAGGCGCATCCGGCCTTCATCGTCGAGGACTTCGAAGCCTATTGCGCGCTGCTGCGCGAACGCGGCGTGGACGTGCGGCCGGAAGAAGGCGCCTATGGCCGGCGCCGCGCGGGCATCGAAGACCCGTTTGGCAACCGCGTTGAATTGATCGAGGCAGCGCGCGGCTGA
- a CDS encoding S41 family peptidase: MKRWISSAVLSACAATLPCHADESLTLPKEEFEQMLGSYQLVLKDYVGTADSKKLLTEAIRGMLSSLDPHSRYLDKDDLEDLERIHSGAYVGIGVGVEMLNGQVLVRDVAENGPADKAGIRAGDSIVAIDGAPLFGLRDNQIARRMHGEPGTSVEVTLAKRGNTPLRTLSIPRITMHENTVTVQRLEGNIARIRITEFGGGTAAELVAALRQLDGPRRVEGIVLDLRNNPGGLLPAAVAVAGAFLPQGAVVFSSTGRLPESNSKVTVSPRFFGTPDTKVAYDQLPAFAQTVPLAVLVNGSSASAAELLAGAIQDHGRGKIVGARTYGKGSIQAVFPLSDESAIKLTIARYFTPNGREVQAQGIEPDVEVAQAEHKDGDDNLLFREADMANHLPASSVSADAETRASERPVAEDSKVFGSASDRALQAALAQLHPAAPSGQALGSVWRGISALFRTNDS; the protein is encoded by the coding sequence ATGAAGCGCTGGATATCGAGTGCAGTACTGAGCGCGTGCGCGGCAACCCTGCCCTGCCACGCCGACGAATCGCTGACACTGCCCAAGGAAGAATTCGAGCAGATGCTGGGCAGCTACCAGCTCGTGTTGAAGGATTACGTCGGCACGGCCGACAGCAAGAAACTGCTGACCGAGGCGATTCGCGGCATGCTGTCGTCGCTGGATCCGCATTCGCGCTACCTCGACAAGGATGACCTGGAAGACCTGGAGCGTATCCATTCGGGCGCGTATGTCGGCATCGGCGTTGGCGTGGAAATGCTCAATGGCCAGGTGCTGGTCCGTGACGTCGCTGAAAACGGCCCGGCGGACAAGGCGGGCATCCGGGCCGGCGACTCGATCGTGGCGATCGATGGCGCGCCGCTGTTCGGGCTGCGCGACAACCAGATCGCCCGCCGCATGCATGGCGAGCCGGGAACGAGCGTGGAGGTCACGCTGGCCAAGCGTGGCAACACGCCGCTCAGGACCCTCAGCATCCCTCGCATCACGATGCATGAAAACACCGTCACCGTGCAGCGCCTGGAAGGCAATATCGCGCGCATCCGCATCACCGAGTTCGGTGGCGGCACGGCGGCCGAACTGGTGGCGGCACTGCGTCAGCTGGACGGGCCGCGTCGCGTGGAAGGCATCGTGCTGGACCTGCGCAATAACCCGGGTGGGCTGCTGCCAGCGGCCGTCGCGGTAGCCGGTGCTTTCCTGCCGCAAGGTGCCGTCGTGTTTTCATCGACGGGCCGTCTGCCGGAGAGCAACAGCAAGGTTACCGTGTCGCCCAGGTTCTTCGGCACCCCGGATACCAAGGTGGCGTATGACCAGTTGCCGGCGTTTGCCCAGACGGTCCCGCTGGCCGTGCTGGTCAACGGCTCGTCGGCATCGGCGGCGGAATTGCTGGCCGGGGCCATCCAGGATCATGGTCGCGGCAAGATCGTTGGCGCGCGTACCTATGGCAAGGGCTCCATCCAGGCGGTGTTCCCCCTGTCCGACGAATCGGCCATCAAGCTGACCATCGCGCGCTACTTCACGCCGAACGGGCGCGAGGTGCAGGCGCAAGGCATCGAGCCGGACGTGGAAGTCGCCCAGGCAGAGCACAAGGACGGCGACGACAACCTGCTGTTCCGCGAAGCTGACATGGCGAACCACCTGCCCGCCAGCTCGGTCTCAGCGGACGCGGAGACCAGGGCATCGGAGCGCCCCGTCGCCGAAGACAGCAAGGTATTCGGCTCGGCCAGCGACCGCGCACTGCAGGCGGCGCTGGCGCAGCTGCATCCGGCCGCGCCGAGTGGCCAGGCACTGGGTTCGGTCTGGCGCGGCATCTCCGCCCTCTTCCGTACCAACGACAGTTGA
- a CDS encoding PhoX family protein translates to MNKPNDLKLMPTEADAIDTSDSNHFNAVLSARLSRRNMLRGGFATAATAVLGGLGLAGCGGSDDDPVTTVPPGTTTPPASAEKLLAFTAVPKSLADSVLVPAGYTATVLYALGDPLRAGTPAYKNDGTDTDFENRAGDHHDGMEFFALSATGTPSTTASDRGLLAMNHEATTDEKLSSHFLHANGGTTSLPRPAAEVDKEVAVHGISVVEVKKTGTTWASVNDSTFNYRITPLTDVEIGGPARGNSLLFTKHSPNGTRTRGTLNNCGNGRTPWGTYLSGEENWSGYFARSATDDAARGNDKSVTSLRRYGRNQGATSRHGWETGGKDDKYVRWDISKKGASADGTDDYRNEMNGQGYIIEVDAYDKTKLAKKRSALGRFAHESAAFGIATAGQPLAVYMGDDSRNEYIYKFVSAAAWNAADATPADRMAIGDKYLDSGKLYVAKLASDGTGQWIELSMNNPQIAAYAAYKFADLADVVVNARLAADAVGATKMDRPEWCSVNPANGEIYYTLTNNSNRTVNPSSSSQLAPDAANPRAYTDMKGTSAQNGNPNGHIIRFKEGSGAGAATSFTWDVYLFGAESGADATKINLSALTADQDFSSPDGLAFLKSTGICWIQTDDGAYTDVTNCMMLAALPGQVGDGAKTTLTYDKADGSKLAVDTFVGKKASADTLKRFLVGPVGSEITGITETPDGKALFVNIQHPGESTSLANIADPTKYTSQWPSNAGYGPGKRPRSATIVITKNDGGRIGT, encoded by the coding sequence ATGAACAAGCCGAACGACTTGAAGCTGATGCCCACCGAGGCGGACGCCATCGACACCAGCGATTCGAATCATTTCAATGCCGTGCTTTCCGCACGCCTGAGCCGCCGCAACATGCTGCGCGGCGGGTTTGCCACGGCGGCGACCGCGGTGCTGGGCGGCCTGGGCCTGGCCGGTTGCGGTGGTTCGGACGACGATCCCGTCACGACCGTGCCACCTGGCACCACCACGCCACCCGCGTCGGCGGAAAAACTGCTGGCCTTCACGGCCGTGCCGAAGAGCCTGGCGGACTCCGTGCTCGTGCCGGCCGGTTACACCGCGACCGTGCTGTATGCGCTGGGCGATCCGCTGCGCGCGGGTACGCCTGCCTACAAGAACGACGGCACCGACACCGATTTCGAGAACCGCGCCGGCGACCACCACGACGGCATGGAGTTCTTCGCGCTGTCAGCCACCGGCACGCCATCGACCACCGCGTCGGACCGCGGCCTGCTCGCCATGAACCACGAAGCGACCACCGATGAAAAGCTGTCGTCGCACTTCCTGCACGCCAACGGCGGCACCACCAGCCTGCCGCGCCCGGCCGCCGAAGTGGACAAGGAAGTCGCCGTCCACGGCATCAGCGTGGTCGAAGTGAAGAAGACCGGCACCACGTGGGCCTCGGTCAACGATTCCACGTTCAACTACCGCATCACGCCGCTGACCGATGTGGAAATCGGCGGCCCGGCACGCGGCAACTCGCTGCTGTTCACCAAGCATTCGCCGAACGGCACCCGCACGCGCGGCACCCTGAACAACTGCGGCAATGGCCGCACGCCGTGGGGCACCTACCTGTCGGGCGAAGAAAACTGGTCCGGCTACTTCGCGCGCTCGGCCACCGACGATGCCGCACGCGGCAACGACAAGAGCGTGACGTCGCTGCGCCGCTATGGCCGCAACCAGGGCGCCACGTCGCGCCACGGCTGGGAAACGGGTGGCAAGGACGACAAGTACGTGCGCTGGGACATCAGCAAGAAGGGCGCGTCGGCGGACGGCACCGACGACTATCGCAACGAGATGAATGGCCAGGGCTACATCATCGAAGTGGACGCCTACGACAAGACGAAGCTGGCCAAGAAGCGCAGCGCCCTGGGCCGCTTCGCCCATGAGAGCGCCGCCTTCGGGATCGCCACCGCGGGCCAGCCGCTGGCCGTGTACATGGGCGACGATTCGCGCAACGAATACATCTACAAGTTCGTGTCCGCCGCTGCCTGGAATGCCGCCGACGCCACCCCGGCCGACCGCATGGCCATTGGCGACAAGTACCTCGATTCGGGCAAGCTGTATGTCGCCAAGCTGGCTTCGGACGGCACCGGCCAGTGGATCGAACTGTCGATGAACAATCCGCAGATCGCCGCCTATGCTGCCTACAAGTTCGCCGACCTGGCGGACGTGGTGGTCAACGCGCGCCTGGCCGCCGATGCCGTGGGCGCGACGAAGATGGACCGCCCGGAATGGTGCTCGGTGAACCCGGCCAACGGCGAGATCTACTACACGCTGACGAACAATTCGAACCGCACCGTCAACCCGAGCAGCTCGTCGCAGCTGGCGCCGGATGCGGCCAACCCGCGCGCCTACACCGACATGAAGGGCACGAGCGCGCAGAACGGCAACCCGAACGGCCACATCATCCGCTTCAAGGAAGGTTCGGGCGCGGGCGCGGCAACGAGCTTCACGTGGGACGTGTACCTGTTCGGCGCCGAGAGCGGCGCGGATGCCACGAAGATCAACCTGTCCGCGCTGACCGCCGACCAGGACTTCTCCAGCCCCGACGGTCTGGCCTTCCTGAAAAGCACCGGCATCTGCTGGATCCAGACGGACGATGGCGCGTACACCGACGTGACGAACTGCATGATGCTGGCCGCCCTGCCGGGCCAGGTGGGCGACGGTGCCAAGACCACGCTCACGTACGACAAGGCCGACGGCAGCAAGCTGGCCGTGGACACCTTCGTGGGCAAGAAGGCCAGCGCCGACACGCTGAAGCGCTTCCTCGTCGGCCCCGTGGGCTCGGAAATCACGGGCATCACGGAAACGCCGGACGGCAAGGCGCTGTTCGTCAACATCCAGCACCCGGGCGAAAGCACGTCGCTGGCCAATATCGCCGACCCGACGAAGTACACGAGCCAATGGCCGAGCAACGCCGGCTACGGCCCGGGCAAGCGCCCGCGTTCGGCGACCATCGTCATCACGAAGAACGACGGCGGGCGGATCGGTACCTGA
- a CDS encoding ArsR/SmtB family transcription factor: protein MQTSDVLAALAALAQESRLAIFRLLVQAGPDGLAASRIAEALGIAPSSLSFHLKELTHAKLLVSRQEGRFVIYAADIGAMNALIGFLTENCCGGVPCGVGGKTC, encoded by the coding sequence ATGCAAACCAGTGATGTACTGGCGGCCCTGGCCGCCCTCGCCCAGGAAAGCCGCCTGGCCATCTTCCGGCTCCTGGTGCAGGCGGGTCCGGATGGCCTGGCGGCCAGCAGGATCGCCGAAGCGCTCGGCATCGCCCCCTCCTCGCTGTCGTTCCACCTGAAGGAACTCACGCATGCCAAATTGCTGGTATCGCGGCAGGAAGGCCGCTTCGTCATCTATGCGGCCGATATCGGCGCCATGAATGCCCTCATCGGTTTCCTTACCGAGAACTGCTGCGGCGGCGTGCCGTGCGGCGTGGGCGGGAAAACGTGCTGA
- a CDS encoding arsenic transporter, whose product MLTAFLIFVATLVLVIWQPRGLGIGWSAAIGALVALLAGVIHVGDIPVVWHIVWNATGAFVAVIIISLLLDKAGFFEWAALHVARWGKGNGRRLFALLVLLGAAVAAVFANDGAALILTPIVIAMLRALRFNARATLAFVMAAGFIADTASLPLVVSNLVNIVSADYFDIGFARYAAVMVPVNAVSVAATLGGLLLFFRKDIPASYDMAQLKRPEDAIHDRATFVTGWWVLALLLVGFFWLESLGVPISAVAAAGAVLLLAVAARGHRIATREVLRGAPWQVVIFSLGMYLVVYGLRNAGLTDYLTALLERCATYGVWGAALGTGVITALLSSIMNNMPTVLIGALSIDATSTQGVVREAMIYANVIGSDLGPKITPIGSLATLLWLHVLDSKGIHISWRYYFRTGIVLTLPVLLLTLAALAIRLT is encoded by the coding sequence GTGCTGACGGCGTTCCTCATCTTCGTTGCCACGCTGGTCCTGGTCATCTGGCAACCGCGCGGCCTGGGCATCGGCTGGAGCGCCGCGATCGGCGCGCTGGTGGCGCTGCTGGCCGGCGTGATCCACGTGGGCGACATCCCCGTCGTCTGGCACATCGTGTGGAACGCCACCGGTGCCTTCGTTGCGGTCATCATCATCAGCCTGCTGCTGGACAAGGCCGGCTTCTTCGAATGGGCGGCGCTGCACGTGGCGCGCTGGGGCAAAGGGAACGGCAGGCGCCTGTTCGCACTGCTCGTGCTGCTCGGTGCAGCCGTGGCCGCCGTATTCGCCAACGATGGCGCGGCCCTGATCCTCACGCCGATCGTCATCGCCATGCTGCGCGCACTGCGCTTCAATGCCCGCGCCACGCTGGCGTTCGTGATGGCGGCCGGCTTCATTGCCGATACGGCCAGCCTGCCGCTGGTCGTGTCGAACCTGGTGAACATCGTGTCGGCCGATTACTTCGATATCGGCTTCGCGCGCTACGCTGCCGTCATGGTGCCCGTGAATGCCGTGTCGGTCGCCGCCACGCTGGGCGGCCTGCTGCTGTTCTTCCGCAAGGACATTCCGGCCAGCTACGACATGGCGCAGTTGAAGCGGCCGGAAGACGCCATCCACGACCGGGCCACGTTCGTCACCGGCTGGTGGGTGCTCGCGCTGCTGCTGGTCGGCTTCTTCTGGCTCGAGTCGCTGGGCGTGCCGATCAGCGCCGTCGCGGCGGCGGGCGCCGTGCTGCTGCTGGCCGTGGCGGCGCGCGGGCACCGCATTGCCACGCGCGAGGTCCTGCGCGGCGCGCCGTGGCAGGTCGTCATTTTCTCGCTCGGCATGTACCTCGTCGTGTATGGCCTGCGCAATGCCGGCCTCACCGATTACCTGACGGCCTTGCTGGAGCGCTGCGCTACATATGGCGTGTGGGGCGCTGCCCTCGGCACGGGGGTCATCACCGCCCTCCTGTCGTCGATCATGAACAATATGCCCACCGTGCTGATTGGCGCGCTGTCGATCGACGCCACGAGCACGCAGGGCGTCGTGCGCGAAGCGATGATCTACGCGAACGTGATCGGCAGCGACCTGGGGCCGAAGATCACGCCGATCGGCAGCCTCGCCACCCTGTTGTGGTTGCACGTGCTGGACAGCAAAGGCATCCACATCTCGTGGCGTTATTACTTCCGCACCGGCATCGTGCTCACCTTGCCCGTGCTGCTGCTGACCCTGGCCGCACTGGCCATCCGTTTGACCTGA
- the arsC gene encoding arsenate reductase (glutaredoxin) (This arsenate reductase requires both glutathione and glutaredoxin to convert arsenate to arsenite, after which the efflux transporter formed by ArsA and ArsB can extrude the arsenite from the cell, providing resistance.) produces the protein MSVTIYHNPACGTSRNTLGLIRNAGIEPVVIDYLSNPPDRATLAALVASAGLTVREAMRQKGTPYVELGLDDPAVTDDQLLDAMLAHPILINRPFVVTPVGVRLCRPSELVLDILAEPQRGAFTKEDGEPVIDEQGQRVDHG, from the coding sequence ATGAGCGTCACCATCTACCACAACCCCGCCTGCGGCACGTCGCGCAACACGCTGGGCCTGATCCGCAACGCCGGCATCGAGCCGGTCGTCATCGACTATCTCTCCAATCCACCGGACCGCGCCACGCTGGCCGCCCTGGTTGCCAGCGCCGGGCTCACCGTGCGCGAGGCGATGCGCCAGAAAGGCACGCCCTATGTGGAACTCGGCCTGGACGACCCGGCCGTGACGGACGACCAGTTGCTCGATGCCATGCTGGCCCATCCGATCCTGATCAACCGGCCGTTCGTCGTCACGCCGGTTGGCGTGCGGCTGTGCCGCCCATCGGAACTGGTGCTCGACATTCTCGCCGAACCGCAACGGGGCGCGTTCACGAAGGAAGACGGCGAACCCGTCATCGACGAACAGGGGCAGCGCGTCGACCATGGATAA
- the arsH gene encoding arsenical resistance protein ArsH, with the protein MDKIANLPNIQPGQLDMPTLQKLAPVGALDHPPRFLLLYGSLRERSFSRLLIEEAARIQEHFGGEVKIFDPAELPMVGSVPEDHPKVVELRELCLWSEGHVWCSPERHGAITAVMKNQIDWIPLEQGALRPSQGRTLAVMQVCGGSQSFNVVNTLRLLGRWMRMFTIPNQSSVPMAYKEFDDAGRMRPSAYYDRVVDVMEELYKITLLMRGRTDYLTDRYSERSERALKAIDRQIARL; encoded by the coding sequence ATGGATAAGATCGCGAACCTGCCCAATATCCAGCCCGGCCAGCTGGACATGCCGACCCTGCAAAAACTCGCGCCGGTTGGCGCCCTGGACCACCCGCCGCGCTTCCTGCTGCTGTATGGCTCGCTGCGCGAGCGCTCGTTCAGCCGCTTGCTCATCGAAGAGGCGGCGCGCATCCAGGAGCACTTCGGCGGTGAAGTGAAAATCTTCGACCCGGCCGAACTGCCGATGGTGGGCAGCGTGCCGGAAGACCACCCGAAAGTGGTGGAGCTGCGCGAGCTGTGCCTGTGGTCCGAAGGGCATGTGTGGTGCAGCCCGGAGCGGCACGGCGCCATCACGGCCGTGATGAAGAACCAGATCGACTGGATTCCGCTGGAACAGGGCGCACTGCGGCCGAGCCAGGGCCGCACGCTCGCGGTCATGCAGGTGTGCGGCGGCTCGCAATCGTTCAACGTCGTCAACACGCTGCGTCTGCTGGGCCGCTGGATGCGCATGTTCACGATCCCGAACCAGTCGTCGGTGCCGATGGCATACAAGGAATTCGACGACGCGGGCCGCATGCGCCCTTCCGCGTATTACGACCGCGTCGTCGACGTGATGGAAGAACTGTATAAAATCACGCTGCTGATGCGCGGCCGTACCGATTACCTGACGGACCGGTACAGCGAGCGCAGCGAACGGGCGCTGAAGGCGATCGACCGGCAGATTGCACGGCTTTGA
- a CDS encoding DEAD/DEAH box helicase: MHFSIDDIRHQFDSGTFARGEDYARRSKVASVLWDDDVLLGEVEGSGRQVYEQTIYLKPGRRGVLVDGDCTCPMDHNCKHVVAVLLASMKDSKEIPDVAPSALPPKAELWLGRVAQTFAQTLAQPAPAPARGPEYRLVYVLMPDGDDGLLRLNLCKARLRKNGSIVAATLHNDLYSLLSMRPNYLRREDEEPVRLLSALRTGSMYAGDIRPAGTIGARLLAQLCAENRLLFARSAAELKNGNVVPVRLGPPRRAALGWHGDGTGSEQVRLGWHFDDGMPAGHVLATEPAHYLDGDMLGELALPQELAAVPLDALLGLVAAAPPLAPQQRAGMAARLAGQGLDRLLPSPVELESRQRRDIVPVPRLVLDSLPADFRGETWWDDHAVLSFDYDGMPVTGAAPAVLRRMTGDAVELVERDADAERSACAMLASLGFLGEADESPSHSWLGAWRLPDPANWFDFVRHGVPRLRAAGWQVEMESDFRYDFHEPQEWYAELDEEGEGFNAWFALELGFFIDGKRHALLPLLLQLIRAAPYDFDAAALAARTDDSEILVDLPGGGRVALPWSRIKPILATLGELYFTERLGSKLRLPVMDAARLAELERAAQLRWVGGERLRELARKLDGFAGIVPAAAPAGLRATLRTYQQEGLAWMQFLREHDFAGILADDMGLGKTIQALAHILAEKEAGRLDAPALVVAPTSLMGNWQAEAARFAPGLRVLLLHGKDRAALFDAIGQADLVLTTYPLLSRDEAALRQQRYHLLILDEAQYIKNSRSRAAQTARLLDARHRLCLTGTPVQNHLGELWSQFHFLMPGLLGDERGFNAVFRKPIEHGGDTLRKDLLARRIKPFMLRRTKDKVATELPPKTEIVLPVDLGGAQRDLYETVRVAMDRKVRDEIDRKGLARSQIVILDALLKLRQVCCDPRLLKNHEAAAAASGSAKLDTLMELLDTLLSEGRKVLVFSQFTSMLALIAEVLQARAVEFALLTGDTVDRAAPIAAFQQGTAGVFLISLKAGGVGLNLTAADTVIHYDPWWNPASENQATDRAWRIGQEQPVFVYKLIARGTLEEKIQEMQRRKGELAHAVVDAEGGLGPGFGAEELQAILG; this comes from the coding sequence ATGCATTTTTCCATCGACGACATTCGGCACCAGTTCGATTCCGGCACCTTTGCACGCGGCGAGGATTACGCGCGCCGGAGCAAGGTCGCCAGCGTGCTGTGGGACGACGATGTTCTCCTTGGCGAAGTCGAAGGTAGCGGGCGCCAGGTCTATGAGCAAACCATCTACCTGAAGCCAGGCCGGCGTGGCGTACTCGTGGACGGCGACTGCACATGCCCCATGGACCACAACTGCAAGCACGTGGTGGCGGTGCTGCTGGCCAGCATGAAAGACAGCAAGGAAATTCCTGACGTAGCGCCATCGGCCCTGCCGCCCAAGGCCGAGTTGTGGCTGGGCAGGGTTGCACAAACCTTTGCGCAAACCCTTGCGCAGCCTGCTCCCGCACCGGCGCGCGGCCCGGAGTACCGGCTGGTCTACGTGCTGATGCCGGATGGCGATGATGGCCTGCTGCGCCTGAACCTGTGCAAGGCACGCCTGCGCAAGAACGGTAGCATCGTCGCCGCCACCCTGCACAATGATTTGTACAGCCTGCTTTCCATGCGGCCGAACTACCTGCGGCGGGAGGACGAAGAGCCGGTGCGCCTGCTGTCCGCGCTGCGCACCGGCAGCATGTATGCCGGCGATATCCGGCCCGCCGGCACGATCGGCGCCCGCCTGCTGGCCCAGCTGTGCGCGGAGAACCGCCTGCTGTTCGCCCGCTCGGCTGCCGAACTGAAGAACGGTAACGTGGTGCCCGTTCGCCTGGGGCCGCCAAGGCGCGCCGCGCTCGGCTGGCATGGCGACGGAACGGGCAGCGAACAGGTGCGGCTGGGCTGGCACTTCGACGACGGCATGCCGGCCGGCCATGTCCTGGCCACCGAGCCTGCGCACTACCTGGATGGCGACATGCTGGGCGAACTGGCACTGCCGCAGGAACTGGCCGCGGTGCCGCTCGACGCGTTGCTGGGCCTGGTCGCTGCTGCCCCGCCATTGGCGCCGCAGCAGCGTGCCGGCATGGCGGCACGCCTGGCCGGACAAGGCCTGGACCGGCTGCTGCCTTCGCCGGTGGAACTGGAAAGCCGCCAGCGCCGCGATATCGTGCCGGTACCGCGCCTGGTGCTCGACAGCCTGCCTGCCGACTTTCGTGGCGAGACATGGTGGGACGATCATGCAGTGCTGTCCTTCGATTACGACGGCATGCCGGTCACCGGCGCGGCCCCCGCGGTCTTGCGCCGGATGACGGGCGATGCGGTCGAACTGGTCGAACGCGACGCGGATGCCGAACGTTCGGCATGCGCCATGCTCGCCAGTCTTGGATTCCTCGGCGAAGCGGACGAATCGCCATCGCACAGTTGGCTTGGCGCCTGGCGCCTGCCCGATCCGGCCAACTGGTTCGACTTCGTGCGCCATGGCGTGCCGCGCCTGCGCGCCGCCGGCTGGCAGGTCGAGATGGAAAGCGATTTCCGCTATGACTTCCATGAGCCGCAGGAGTGGTATGCCGAACTGGACGAGGAAGGCGAAGGATTCAACGCCTGGTTCGCCCTCGAACTCGGGTTCTTCATCGACGGCAAGCGCCACGCGTTGCTGCCGCTGCTGCTGCAACTGATCCGCGCGGCACCCTACGATTTTGACGCAGCGGCGCTGGCCGCGCGGACGGACGACAGCGAGATCCTCGTCGACCTGCCCGGGGGCGGGCGCGTCGCCCTGCCGTGGAGTCGCATCAAGCCGATCCTGGCCACGCTGGGTGAGCTGTATTTCACCGAGCGGCTGGGCAGCAAGCTGCGCCTGCCCGTGATGGATGCGGCCCGGCTGGCCGAACTGGAAAGGGCCGCGCAGCTGCGCTGGGTCGGCGGCGAACGCCTGCGCGAACTGGCCAGGAAGCTCGACGGCTTTGCCGGCATCGTCCCGGCCGCCGCGCCGGCCGGCCTGCGGGCCACGCTGCGCACCTACCAGCAGGAGGGCCTGGCCTGGATGCAGTTCCTGCGCGAGCATGACTTCGCCGGCATCCTGGCCGACGACATGGGGCTCGGCAAGACGATCCAGGCGCTGGCCCACATCCTGGCCGAAAAGGAAGCGGGCCGGCTCGATGCGCCGGCGCTGGTGGTGGCGCCGACGAGCCTGATGGGCAACTGGCAGGCCGAGGCCGCGCGCTTCGCACCAGGGCTACGCGTGCTGCTCCTGCATGGCAAGGACCGGGCGGCGCTGTTCGACGCCATCGGCCAGGCCGACCTGGTGCTGACAACGTATCCGCTGTTGTCCCGCGACGAAGCCGCGTTGCGCCAGCAGCGCTACCACCTGCTGATCCTGGACGAAGCGCAATACATCAAGAACAGCCGTTCCCGCGCCGCCCAGACGGCCCGCCTGCTCGACGCGCGGCACCGCCTGTGCCTGACCGGCACGCCGGTGCAGAACCACCTGGGTGAGCTGTGGTCGCAATTCCATTTCCTGATGCCGGGGTTGCTGGGCGATGAACGAGGCTTCAATGCCGTGTTCCGCAAGCCGATCGAGCACGGCGGGGACACCTTGCGCAAGGACCTGCTGGCGCGCCGCATCAAGCCGTTCATGCTGCGCCGCACGAAGGACAAGGTGGCGACCGAACTGCCGCCCAAGACGGAAATCGTGCTGCCCGTCGACCTGGGCGGCGCCCAGCGCGACCTGTATGAAACGGTGCGCGTGGCCATGGACCGCAAGGTGCGCGACGAGATCGACCGCAAGGGCCTGGCGCGCAGCCAGATCGTGATTCTCGATGCGCTGCTCAAGCTGCGCCAGGTGTGCTGCGATCCGCGCCTGCTCAAGAATCATGAAGCCGCTGCCGCCGCCAGCGGTTCGGCCAAGCTCGACACGCTGATGGAACTGCTGGATACGCTGTTGAGCGAAGGCCGCAAGGTACTCGTGTTCTCGCAGTTCACCAGCATGCTGGCGCTGATCGCGGAAGTCCTGCAGGCCCGTGCGGTGGAATTCGCGCTGCTGACGGGCGATACCGTCGACCGCGCCGCGCCGATTGCCGCCTTCCAGCAGGGCACGGCCGGGGTATTCCTGATCAGCCTGAAGGCGGGCGGCGTTGGGCTGAACCTGACCGCAGCCGACACGGTCATCCACTACGATCCGTGGTGGAACCCCGCCAGCGAAAACCAGGCCACCGACCGCGCCTGGCGCATCGGCCAGGAACAGCCGGTATTCGTCTACAAGCTCATCGCGCGCGGCACGCTGGAAGAAAAGATCCAGGAGATGCAGCGCCGCAAGGGCGAACTGGCGCATGCCGTGGTCGATGCCGAGGGCGGCCTGGGGCCGGGGTTCGGGGCAGAGGAGCTGCAGGCGATTCTTGGATGA